The following are from one region of the Oscillatoria salina IIICB1 genome:
- a CDS encoding family 10 glycosylhydrolase has translation MSNQKKKPSGCGCANIPISLILVVLGGGYWWFSQYGIPNISQLFSKVQQISLPISTPTPIASTKPNSNPTPSASPSPSATDLEKLEPATQPASPLPAKPKTPWEQKAIRGVYLSRYQITNNASEQTIRERVRYYRSQGINTIIHGVWGNACTMYNSQVMQQTLGYQSCPNEFQDKWLDWLIDEAHKQGMEVHAYFEKGIKIDENSPVFDLAVSRKWIVPGVDKTHPGVDHYVLDVEIPEVADFFKNILVEFVTKYPEIDAVQWDDYLGYHAELPGKVDRTANLTKFVQLLISEMKQANPSVSFDLCHHNPYWAKRYFAADWQKWNVDRVFIQVYNEENFQEELKYVKQTDGIAITERQFHHLENLVNNPEVKSILIFPLDGQPESTVSKLNNLLQ, from the coding sequence ATGTCAAACCAGAAAAAAAAGCCCAGTGGATGTGGTTGCGCTAATATTCCAATTTCTCTCATTCTAGTTGTCTTAGGTGGTGGTTATTGGTGGTTTAGTCAATATGGAATTCCCAATATTAGCCAACTTTTCTCCAAAGTTCAGCAAATCTCTCTTCCGATATCAACTCCGACTCCCATAGCTTCGACAAAACCTAATTCTAATCCTACTCCTTCAGCTTCTCCTTCTCCTTCTGCAACAGACTTAGAAAAACTTGAACCAGCAACTCAACCAGCTTCACCATTACCAGCAAAACCAAAAACTCCTTGGGAACAAAAAGCAATTCGAGGTGTTTATTTAAGTCGTTACCAAATCACGAATAACGCTAGCGAACAAACCATTCGCGAACGAGTACGCTACTATCGTTCTCAAGGAATTAATACCATTATTCATGGAGTTTGGGGTAATGCTTGTACGATGTATAATAGTCAAGTTATGCAACAAACATTAGGCTACCAAAGCTGTCCTAACGAGTTTCAAGACAAATGGTTAGATTGGTTAATTGATGAAGCTCATAAACAAGGAATGGAAGTTCATGCTTACTTTGAAAAAGGTATTAAAATTGACGAGAATAGTCCCGTATTTGACTTAGCTGTTTCTCGCAAATGGATAGTTCCTGGTGTAGATAAAACGCATCCTGGTGTTGACCATTATGTCCTGGATGTAGAAATACCTGAAGTTGCTGATTTTTTCAAAAATATTCTTGTAGAATTTGTGACTAAATATCCAGAAATTGATGCAGTGCAATGGGATGATTATTTGGGATATCATGCAGAACTTCCTGGGAAAGTTGACCGTACTGCTAATTTAACGAAGTTTGTGCAACTGTTAATTTCTGAGATGAAACAAGCTAACCCTTCCGTTAGTTTCGATCTTTGTCATCATAATCCTTATTGGGCTAAGAGATATTTTGCTGCGGACTGGCAAAAATGGAATGTTGACCGTGTTTTTATTCAAGTTTATAATGAGGAAAATTTTCAAGAAGAATTAAAGTATGTCAAACAAACTGATGGAATTGCTATCACAGAACGACAGTTTCATCATTTAGAAAATTTGGTTAATAATCCAGAAGTTAAGAGTATTTTAATTTTTCCTCTTGATGGTCAACCAGAGTCCACGGTTTCTAAATTAAATAATTTGCTTCAATAA
- a CDS encoding SAM-dependent methyltransferase, producing MSQTTLDIQKAPGHQILAATGKKYLRPGGRSATEQLLKWADFQPHETVLELAASFGYSAITLAQRYGVNVIGVEKNSESVQKARRNVQLAGLENQIEIIEGDIFHLEAISGQFNYVLAEAILSMQAASGKAKILTGVRQKLKPGGKFLSHELLAQAKEAQIHKDLAQSIRSNTTPISESGWLELCENAGLQVQQHKIGAMGLLSPRQMIIDEGLGNTLKIGWNIFTHPPIRQRVLQMRAVFQKYRHELGYIILCATTGEGEETSA from the coding sequence ATGAGTCAGACAACCCTAGATATTCAGAAAGCCCCCGGACACCAGATTTTAGCAGCCACGGGTAAGAAATATCTCCGTCCCGGAGGACGCAGTGCGACAGAACAACTTCTAAAGTGGGCAGATTTTCAACCCCATGAAACGGTCTTGGAGTTAGCTGCAAGTTTCGGCTATAGTGCAATTACCCTAGCCCAACGTTACGGGGTCAACGTCATCGGCGTTGAAAAGAATAGCGAAAGCGTCCAAAAAGCCCGTCGAAATGTGCAACTGGCAGGATTAGAAAACCAAATTGAAATTATTGAAGGCGATATCTTTCACTTAGAAGCCATTTCAGGACAGTTTAATTATGTCCTTGCAGAAGCGATTCTTTCAATGCAAGCGGCTTCGGGGAAAGCGAAAATTTTGACGGGAGTTCGTCAAAAACTGAAGCCAGGAGGCAAATTTTTGTCCCACGAACTTTTAGCCCAAGCTAAAGAAGCTCAAATTCATAAAGATTTAGCCCAAAGCATTCGCAGCAACACAACACCAATTTCCGAATCAGGATGGTTAGAACTTTGTGAAAATGCCGGATTACAGGTGCAGCAACACAAAATAGGCGCGATGGGATTACTGAGTCCTCGGCAAATGATTATTGATGAAGGTCTAGGAAATACCCTCAAAATTGGCTGGAATATTTTCACCCATCCCCCGATTCGTCAACGGGTTTTGCAGATGCGAGCGGTTTTTCAAAAGTACCGTCACGAATTAGGATACATCATTCTCTGTGCAACAACCGGAGAAGGGGAAGAAACTTCAGCGTGA
- the trpS gene encoding tryptophan--tRNA ligase, with protein MSKQRVLSGVQPTGNLHLGNYLGAIRNWVEIQQQYDNFFCVVDLHAITVPHDRATLADNTYKVAALYLACGIDLAYSTIFIQSHIPAHSELTWLLNCITPLNWLERMIQFKEKALKQGENVGVGLLDYPVLMAADILLYDTDKVPVGEDQKQHLELTRDIAVRVNDQFGSKDKPVLKLPDPLIRTEGARVMSLTDGTSKMSKSDPSEMSRINLLDPPEAIAKKIKRCKTDPVKGLEFDNPERPECNNLLTLYGLLSGKPKSEVAIECQDMGWGQFKPLLTETTIEALKPIQEKYQMIMSDRDYLKSILRDGRQKAEAVANETLARVKSAFGYSTPL; from the coding sequence ATGAGTAAGCAGCGAGTTCTCTCTGGAGTTCAACCAACTGGAAATTTACATCTGGGTAACTATCTAGGTGCAATTCGCAACTGGGTAGAAATTCAGCAACAATACGATAATTTCTTTTGCGTGGTAGATTTACACGCGATTACTGTACCTCACGATCGCGCAACTTTAGCCGATAATACTTACAAGGTAGCTGCTTTGTATTTGGCTTGCGGGATCGATTTAGCCTATTCGACAATTTTCATTCAATCCCACATTCCCGCTCATAGCGAACTTACCTGGTTACTCAACTGTATCACGCCTTTGAATTGGCTGGAGCGGATGATTCAGTTTAAGGAAAAAGCGCTCAAACAAGGGGAAAATGTTGGTGTGGGTTTGTTAGACTATCCTGTCTTGATGGCGGCGGATATTTTGCTCTATGATACCGATAAAGTACCTGTAGGGGAAGACCAAAAGCAACATTTGGAATTGACTCGCGATATTGCTGTTCGAGTTAACGATCAATTTGGTAGCAAAGACAAACCTGTATTAAAGTTACCAGATCCTTTAATTCGGACTGAAGGTGCGCGGGTGATGAGTTTGACTGACGGAACCAGTAAAATGTCTAAGTCAGATCCTTCAGAGATGAGTAGAATTAATTTACTCGATCCTCCAGAGGCGATCGCTAAAAAAATTAAACGTTGTAAAACCGATCCTGTCAAGGGTTTGGAATTTGATAACCCGGAACGTCCTGAGTGTAACAATCTTTTGACGCTTTATGGTCTTTTGTCAGGTAAACCTAAGTCAGAAGTTGCTATTGAGTGTCAAGATATGGGTTGGGGACAGTTTAAACCTCTGCTTACGGAAACTACCATCGAAGCATTGAAGCCAATTCAAGAAAAGTATCAGATGATTATGAGCGATCGCGACTATCTTAAGTCAATTTTACGCGATGGTCGCCAAAAAGCAGAAGCCGTAGCTAATGAAACTCTCGCGAGAGTCAAATCTGCTTTCGGTTATTCTACCCCTCTCTAA
- a CDS encoding element excision factor XisI family protein, translated as MDGKIWIHRDGTEEGVASEFLNAGIPKERIVLAFKSPSVRKHTGFAIA; from the coding sequence ATCGACGGCAAAATTTGGATTCATCGAGATGGTACAGAAGAGGGTGTTGCTAGTGAATTTCTGAATGCAGGTATTCCCAAAGAACGTATTGTTTTAGCCTTTAAGTCCCCTAGTGTGAGGAAGCATACAGGATTTGCGATCGCGTAA
- a CDS encoding cupin domain-containing protein, with protein sequence MTTQTNQPTQSFFLNLQDKIEYPQEGILSNVLLKDSNCQYTLFCLAAETEISEHTSTRNATVNILAGNGTLTLEGKEIALSPGVFVFMKANAPHALKAEENLAFLLTLSESEKTN encoded by the coding sequence ATGACAACCCAAACAAATCAACCTACCCAATCGTTTTTCCTCAACCTCCAAGATAAGATTGAATATCCTCAAGAGGGAATTCTTAGCAACGTTCTTCTCAAAGACTCGAACTGTCAATATACCCTATTCTGCTTGGCTGCGGAAACAGAGATTTCTGAGCATACTTCTACCCGCAATGCAACTGTTAATATCCTAGCCGGGAACGGGACATTAACCTTAGAAGGAAAAGAGATTGCCCTGTCCCCAGGGGTGTTTGTTTTTATGAAAGCCAATGCACCCCACGCCCTGAAAGCTGAGGAAAATTTAGCGTTTTTGCTCACCCTCTCGGAAAGCGAAAAAACTAATTAG
- a CDS encoding slipin family protein, giving the protein METILGSLFILTLITGISGLKIDREYERGVIFRLGRYHQTKGPGMYWILPVIDQKAQVDIRTKTVDIAPQETVTADSVTIKVNAVLYYRIIDANKAINNVEKYQTAVYQAAMTTLRNVVGQNNLDDVLQKRDKINFKVQEIVDEMTEPWGVEIERVEIRDVEIPLAMQRAMAKEAEALREKRARLIKASAEQEASIKLAEASKKIVENPAALELRRLQMLTEIGAENNTTTLIMMPSDFISLAKQWTESLQQNKNVSVNGAAKEIIDSHGELNSEET; this is encoded by the coding sequence ATGGAAACCATCTTAGGTAGTTTATTCATCCTAACTTTAATCACAGGTATTTCCGGACTGAAAATTGACCGAGAATACGAGCGGGGCGTAATTTTTCGCTTAGGTCGCTATCATCAAACTAAAGGACCCGGTATGTACTGGATTTTGCCCGTAATCGACCAAAAAGCACAAGTAGATATTCGCACCAAAACTGTTGATATCGCCCCCCAAGAAACAGTCACCGCCGACAGCGTAACTATTAAAGTTAATGCTGTGCTTTATTATCGTATTATTGACGCTAACAAAGCAATTAATAACGTCGAAAAATATCAAACCGCAGTTTACCAAGCTGCAATGACGACTTTACGCAACGTAGTCGGACAAAATAATCTTGACGACGTTCTCCAAAAGCGCGATAAAATTAACTTCAAAGTTCAAGAAATTGTTGATGAAATGACCGAACCTTGGGGCGTAGAAATCGAGCGCGTAGAAATTCGAGACGTAGAAATTCCTTTAGCAATGCAACGCGCAATGGCGAAAGAAGCCGAAGCTTTACGAGAAAAAAGAGCGCGTTTAATTAAAGCTTCCGCCGAACAAGAAGCCTCGATTAAATTAGCCGAAGCTTCTAAGAAAATTGTCGAAAATCCCGCCGCGCTAGAGTTACGTCGCTTGCAAATGCTCACAGAAATTGGTGCAGAAAATAATACCACTACTTTAATTATGATGCCGTCGGATTTTATTTCTTTGGCAAAGCAATGGACAGAATCACTTCAGCAGAATAAAAATGTTTCTGTCAATGGTGCTGCGAAAGAGATAATTGATTCTCATGGGGAATTAAACAGCGAAGAAACTTGA
- a CDS encoding Crp/Fnr family transcriptional regulator, translating into MPATLEQLSQIQLFASLSDEERQKLQPYTQVSFYHKGEIILHEGDDLAPRLYSLLRGSLQVTKIATTGKETVLRSLTKGEIFAAPALVGNQIAPATVTAQSDCEILTVERSVLLATIQEHPDIALQMLAVFNARLQELHNTVHGLVSERAIVRLARMILHFADQYGVEVNPKGQTLKMKLPYYRLARSIGISYEECVRLVKGLKSVLSYQRGGQIIILDRVELDAIAQGEHSENPN; encoded by the coding sequence ATGCCCGCTACCCTTGAGCAACTTTCACAAATTCAGTTGTTTGCCTCCTTAAGTGATGAAGAACGTCAGAAGTTGCAACCTTATACTCAGGTATCCTTCTACCATAAGGGAGAGATTATTCTGCATGAAGGGGATGATTTAGCTCCTCGGTTGTATAGCTTACTGCGAGGTTCGCTACAAGTCACCAAAATTGCTACCACTGGCAAAGAAACTGTCTTACGGAGCTTGACTAAGGGGGAAATCTTTGCTGCTCCTGCCTTGGTGGGAAACCAAATTGCACCAGCGACGGTTACAGCGCAATCAGACTGTGAAATTCTGACTGTAGAGCGATCGGTTTTACTGGCGACCATTCAGGAACATCCCGACATTGCCTTGCAGATGTTGGCAGTGTTTAACGCCCGACTGCAAGAATTGCATAACACTGTACATGGCTTAGTATCTGAACGAGCCATTGTTCGGTTAGCGCGTATGATCTTACATTTTGCTGACCAGTATGGGGTAGAAGTGAATCCAAAGGGTCAAACGCTCAAGATGAAGCTCCCTTACTATCGTTTAGCCCGCAGTATTGGGATTAGCTACGAAGAATGTGTCCGTTTGGTCAAGGGTCTGAAGTCGGTACTGAGTTATCAGCGAGGCGGACAGATTATCATTTTAGATCGAGTCGAGTTGGACGCGATCGCGCAAGGGGAGCATTCTGAAAATCCTAATTAG
- a CDS encoding methylenetetrahydrofolate reductase — protein sequence MTTRFRRAIQAKEFLITAEVMPPKGGNPARMLKMAKTLQGRVHAVNVTDGSRAVLRMSSVAASTILLQQGIEPICQIACRDRNCIGLQADLMGAHALGIRNILALTGDPVKAGDHQDAKSVFDLESVRLLKLIAKLNQGFDYNDKPLTDEPLNLFCGAAVDPQLKSWASLQKRFERKLAAGAQFFQSQLISDFDKLDKFMTQVAVNTNKPILAGIFLLKSAKNAQFINRCVPGVNIPDETINRLANAAEPLQEGMKIAAEQVKLAKQICHGVHMMAVKREDLIPEILNLAGIAAVD from the coding sequence ATGACTACCCGTTTCCGTCGCGCTATTCAAGCAAAGGAATTTTTGATTACGGCTGAAGTTATGCCTCCCAAAGGCGGAAATCCAGCTAGAATGCTAAAAATGGCAAAAACTCTGCAAGGTAGAGTTCATGCTGTTAATGTAACCGATGGCAGTCGGGCAGTGCTGCGAATGTCATCCGTAGCTGCATCGACAATTTTATTACAACAGGGAATAGAACCAATTTGTCAGATTGCGTGCCGCGATCGCAACTGTATCGGTTTACAAGCTGACTTGATGGGCGCTCACGCTCTCGGAATTCGTAATATATTAGCATTAACAGGCGATCCAGTCAAAGCAGGCGATCATCAAGATGCAAAAAGTGTTTTCGATCTCGAATCTGTGCGTCTACTCAAATTAATTGCTAAACTAAATCAAGGTTTCGATTACAACGATAAACCCCTCACTGACGAACCTTTAAATCTTTTCTGTGGTGCTGCTGTTGACCCTCAGTTAAAAAGTTGGGCTAGTTTACAAAAAAGATTCGAGCGTAAATTGGCAGCAGGGGCGCAATTTTTCCAAAGTCAACTAATCAGTGATTTTGATAAATTGGACAAATTTATGACTCAAGTTGCAGTCAACACAAATAAGCCAATTTTAGCTGGAATTTTCCTCTTAAAATCCGCAAAAAATGCTCAATTTATTAATCGTTGCGTTCCCGGTGTCAATATTCCCGACGAAACTATTAATAGATTAGCAAATGCCGCAGAACCCCTTCAAGAAGGAATGAAAATTGCCGCCGAACAAGTAAAATTAGCGAAGCAAATTTGTCATGGAGTTCACATGATGGCGGTTAAACGAGAAGATTTGATTCCCGAAATTCTCAACTTAGCAGGAATTGCTGCGGTAGATTAA